In Sphingobacterium sp. PCS056, the following proteins share a genomic window:
- a CDS encoding glycoside hydrolase family 26 protein, whose translation MCSLLSMYLLPLRAQVLIDQEATIETKNLYQNLFKLQDKKALLFGHQDALAYGVTWKDVPNRSDVKDVVGDYPAVFGWDIGGIEHQRSHNIDQVSFAKMKAFIVDRFEAGSINTISWHMDNPQSLGNSWDTTTAVASIIPGGKNHQLYVQWLDRAADFLKELKTKEGVYAPILFRPFHEHNGGWFWWGNPHCSPDDYIKLWKFTVDYLKNKKNIHHLIYVYNTNNFQSEEEFIHRYPGNDYADMMSFDTYQFAKPSPSKAELEQSKKDFTALLRNNLAVLQQYAQKNQKPMALAETGFETIPDPTWWTQNLYASVQDFDICYVLIWRNHGLKKEENQMHYYAPYKGHPSSSDFKNFYALPNVYFGKKTKALNLYK comes from the coding sequence ATGTGCTCACTCTTATCCATGTATTTACTTCCGTTAAGGGCGCAAGTATTGATCGACCAAGAAGCAACAATAGAAACCAAAAACCTGTATCAAAACCTATTCAAATTACAAGATAAAAAAGCTTTACTATTTGGACACCAAGATGCATTAGCCTACGGTGTCACTTGGAAAGATGTACCGAATCGATCGGATGTCAAGGACGTCGTTGGCGACTATCCGGCTGTCTTTGGATGGGATATTGGTGGCATTGAGCACCAACGTTCGCATAATATCGATCAGGTATCATTTGCTAAAATGAAAGCATTTATCGTGGATCGTTTTGAAGCTGGGTCTATTAACACCATCAGTTGGCATATGGACAATCCACAAAGCTTAGGAAACTCATGGGATACCACAACGGCAGTCGCCAGCATTATTCCTGGTGGTAAAAACCATCAGTTATATGTCCAATGGTTAGATCGTGCCGCAGATTTTCTGAAGGAACTTAAAACGAAAGAAGGCGTATATGCCCCCATTCTATTTCGACCTTTTCATGAACATAATGGTGGCTGGTTTTGGTGGGGAAATCCACACTGTTCTCCAGATGATTATATCAAGTTATGGAAGTTTACCGTGGATTATCTGAAAAATAAAAAGAATATTCACCACCTGATCTACGTCTATAATACCAATAATTTTCAATCTGAAGAGGAATTTATCCATAGATACCCCGGCAATGATTATGCTGATATGATGAGTTTCGATACGTATCAATTCGCCAAGCCATCCCCTTCTAAGGCAGAACTTGAACAATCAAAAAAAGATTTCACGGCCTTGCTACGGAATAATTTAGCCGTATTGCAGCAATATGCCCAGAAAAATCAAAAACCGATGGCACTCGCGGAAACAGGATTTGAAACCATTCCCGATCCTACTTGGTGGACGCAGAATTTATATGCATCTGTTCAAGATTTTGATATCTGTTATGTTTTGATCTGGAGAAATCATGGTTTGAAAAAAGAAGAAAATCAAATGCATTATTATGCTCCATATAAGGGACATCCCTCCTCCTCAGATTTCAAAAACTTCTACGCCTTACCTAACGTCTATTTTGGAAAGAAAACTAAAGCGCTAAATCTCTATAAATAA
- a CDS encoding helix-turn-helix domain-containing protein, producing the protein MDHTNIIKEITPLTPSDCFTMFSRIKKEFDFPLHYHDEYELNLIINGQGARRIIGNHIETIDELELVLVGPNLPHAWFTHQCQSEEIQEITVQWHKDLFDEKFLKRNQLNFIKKMFELSSKGLSFSKEAIEMIAPRIKDLDKKSGFDSVISLMLILRDLSSSRGVQTLSGDNFIQVDNFSYNSRRLDKAFEYMNAHYGKPISLKEIAKLVNMTEVSFSRFIKKRTGNTFIDSLTEIRLGHATRLLIETTHAVAEVSFTCGFNNISNFNRIFKKKKGCTPTEFRENFSGSRIFV; encoded by the coding sequence ATGGATCATACCAATATCATTAAGGAAATAACACCACTAACGCCGTCAGATTGTTTTACGATGTTCAGTCGCATCAAGAAGGAGTTTGATTTTCCGCTGCATTATCATGATGAATATGAATTAAACCTGATTATAAATGGACAAGGAGCGAGGCGTATTATCGGCAATCATATCGAAACGATCGATGAGCTGGAATTGGTATTGGTAGGACCCAATCTTCCCCATGCCTGGTTTACCCACCAATGTCAATCTGAGGAAATTCAGGAGATCACGGTACAGTGGCATAAGGATTTATTTGATGAAAAATTTCTAAAGCGCAATCAACTTAATTTCATTAAAAAAATGTTCGAATTATCATCCAAAGGCTTGAGTTTTTCCAAAGAAGCCATTGAGATGATAGCCCCTCGGATAAAAGATCTGGATAAAAAATCAGGATTTGATTCTGTGATTTCCCTGATGCTCATCTTACGGGATCTTTCTTCTTCACGCGGGGTGCAAACCTTATCGGGAGATAATTTTATTCAGGTAGACAATTTCTCGTATAATAGCAGACGGCTTGATAAGGCATTTGAATATATGAATGCCCATTATGGTAAGCCAATATCGTTGAAAGAAATTGCCAAATTGGTCAATATGACAGAGGTTTCATTTTCCCGATTTATAAAAAAGCGAACGGGTAACACGTTTATAGATTCGTTAACAGAAATTCGATTGGGGCATGCGACCCGATTATTAATTGAAACCACACATGCGGTAGCAGAGGTGTCATTCACCTGTGGCTTTAATAACATCTCCAATTTCAATCGTATTTTTAAAAAGAAAAAGGGATGCACGCCGACCGAATTTAGGGAGAATTTTTCGGGCTCGCGGATATTTGTGTAA
- a CDS encoding MFS transporter — MMKTEKLSFKEKVGYGFGDFASSMFWKIFSVYLLYYYTDVFGISAAVVGTMFLITRIWDTAFDPLVGIISDRTHTKWGKFRPFILWIALPFGLIGILTFSAPELSQSGKIIYAYCTYTLMMMIYSLINVPYASLMGVMTADIKERTTLSSYRFVFAFAGSILVLGLAEPVVDYFGKVENGLFDAQRGWQYTMIIFACIASILFYFTFAWTRERILPVKSTDNSLRDDLRDLATNKPWFILLAAGIATLIFNSLRDGSAIFYFKYYFTNQNAIHIPFLNLHLNYSTLYLVLGQGANIIGVLLVKPVADRLGKKKTFASAMILAGILSLFFYSLEETQVAYIFILQCLISICAGAIFPLLWSMYGDIADYSEWKTGRRATGLIFSSSSMSQKLGWTMGGALTGWILAIYGFEANAIQTDSAKNGIRLMMSIIPAIGALISVIFIYFYSLTDAKMYAISEELEKRRNHH, encoded by the coding sequence ATGATGAAAACAGAAAAACTATCCTTTAAGGAGAAAGTGGGCTATGGCTTTGGAGATTTTGCATCTTCTATGTTTTGGAAAATATTCTCCGTGTACCTGCTCTATTATTATACTGACGTATTTGGTATTTCCGCCGCTGTAGTAGGGACCATGTTTTTGATCACACGGATTTGGGATACCGCATTTGATCCTCTTGTAGGGATCATATCCGACCGTACACACACCAAGTGGGGGAAATTTAGACCTTTTATTTTATGGATTGCGCTCCCTTTTGGTCTGATTGGCATCCTGACCTTTTCAGCCCCCGAACTGAGTCAATCGGGTAAGATTATTTATGCTTATTGTACCTATACCTTGATGATGATGATCTATTCGCTTATCAATGTGCCTTATGCCTCATTAATGGGTGTCATGACCGCTGATATCAAAGAAAGGACGACCTTATCTTCTTATCGATTTGTATTTGCATTTGCTGGAAGCATCTTAGTTTTAGGATTAGCAGAACCGGTGGTTGATTATTTTGGAAAAGTGGAAAATGGTCTATTCGATGCTCAAAGAGGATGGCAGTATACCATGATTATTTTTGCTTGTATCGCTTCTATTTTATTCTATTTTACATTTGCATGGACAAGAGAACGAATCCTTCCTGTTAAAAGTACCGACAATTCGCTGAGGGATGACCTGCGTGATTTAGCTACCAACAAGCCTTGGTTTATATTGCTTGCTGCAGGGATTGCGACATTGATTTTCAATTCCCTACGTGATGGTTCTGCTATTTTCTATTTTAAATACTACTTTACCAATCAAAATGCCATACATATTCCATTTCTAAATCTCCATTTAAACTATTCCACACTCTACCTGGTATTAGGTCAAGGGGCTAATATTATTGGGGTATTACTTGTCAAGCCCGTTGCAGATCGATTAGGAAAGAAAAAAACATTTGCCTCGGCGATGATCCTTGCCGGGATCCTGAGTTTATTTTTTTATAGTTTAGAAGAGACACAGGTGGCTTATATTTTTATTTTACAATGCTTAATTTCCATCTGTGCAGGAGCAATTTTTCCTTTATTATGGTCCATGTATGGCGATATTGCCGATTATTCGGAATGGAAAACTGGACGTAGAGCAACAGGATTGATCTTCTCCTCCTCCTCGATGTCTCAAAAGTTAGGCTGGACGATGGGTGGAGCATTGACAGGCTGGATATTGGCCATCTATGGCTTCGAAGCCAATGCAATACAAACCGATAGTGCAAAAAATGGAATTCGCTTAATGATGAGTATTATTCCTGCCATAGGGGCATT
- a CDS encoding cell shape determination protein CcmA, whose translation MKNILKPLFISIGMLCAVGVFIGCKKEESNLSEPSTNPNPQEISPGQGAAGEVLTLKGTGLGGIKTIYFEKDSIEATLNPNFNTDHAVIFRIPDDAIPADQNIVFINYKDVKFTVPFKVLGLPNILEVSNYNFKGNGELTLTGKNFADISEAKFVKDEQAVIQIVSKTATSITLKIPVVEFTQSKLILTNEAGSITSKDDFVNLDKALVLFYEDMEQGLVNGSWGPAEVSSEAAKSGTHSFKMTYNKGNWSANGIANWSGGINVPVEYTYISFWLKGGTSDQTLYITSNTRNVAYGNSDRNTELIVKANKWNYFKLKTADIDQFVNGRNIVQLGFWLPGPDDANQNIYLDDLIFIK comes from the coding sequence ATGAAAAATATATTAAAACCATTATTTATATCCATCGGGATGTTATGTGCAGTCGGAGTTTTTATAGGCTGTAAAAAAGAAGAAAGCAACTTAAGTGAGCCTTCCACCAATCCCAATCCACAAGAAATATCACCGGGCCAAGGTGCCGCAGGAGAAGTATTGACACTAAAAGGGACAGGATTAGGTGGAATTAAAACGATCTATTTTGAAAAAGATAGTATTGAAGCCACCTTAAATCCCAATTTCAATACAGACCATGCCGTGATCTTCCGTATTCCAGATGATGCAATACCTGCAGACCAAAATATTGTCTTTATCAATTACAAAGACGTCAAATTTACCGTTCCTTTTAAAGTACTGGGTCTTCCAAACATACTCGAAGTATCCAATTATAACTTTAAAGGAAATGGTGAGCTTACACTAACGGGTAAGAATTTTGCGGATATCTCCGAAGCTAAATTTGTCAAGGATGAGCAAGCTGTGATTCAAATTGTTTCGAAAACGGCTACTTCCATCACCTTGAAAATACCTGTAGTTGAATTTACACAATCCAAATTAATCTTGACGAATGAAGCAGGTAGTATCACCAGCAAAGATGATTTTGTCAATTTAGATAAAGCTTTAGTGTTATTTTATGAAGATATGGAACAAGGTCTTGTCAATGGTTCATGGGGACCGGCAGAAGTATCAAGTGAAGCGGCTAAATCAGGAACACATTCTTTCAAGATGACTTATAATAAAGGAAATTGGTCCGCTAATGGAATTGCCAATTGGTCAGGAGGAATTAACGTTCCTGTCGAATATACCTATATTTCATTCTGGTTAAAAGGTGGTACATCGGATCAGACTTTATATATCACCTCGAATACTCGAAATGTTGCCTATGGCAATTCGGATCGGAATACTGAACTTATTGTCAAGGCCAATAAATGGAATTACTTTAAATTGAAAACCGCAGATATAGATCAGTTTGTCAACGGTAGAAATATCGTTCAATTGGGATTTTGGCTTCCGGGTCCTGATGATGCTAATCAAAATATCTATTTAGATGATCTCATCTTTATTAAATAG